From a single Arthrobacter sp. SLBN-112 genomic region:
- a CDS encoding pyruvate carboxylase: protein MFSKILVANRGEIAIRAFRAGYELGAKTVAVFPQEDRNSIHRQKADEAYLIGEEGHPVRAYLDVAEVVRVAKESGADAIYPGYGFLSENPDLARAAKEAGITFVGPPAEVLELAGNKVAALKAAREAGVPVLKSSQPSKDLDELLAAADEIGFPIFAKAVAGGGGRGMRRVDTREALPEALKSAMREADAAFGDPTMFLEQAVLRPRHIEVQILADAEGNVMHLFERDCSIQRRHQKVIEIAPAPNLDEGIRQALYRDAVKFATALNYVNAGTVEFLVDTEGERAGQHVFIEMNPRIQVEHTVTEEVTDVDLVQAQMRIASGETLADLGLSQDSVKLRGAALQSRITTEDPANGFRPDVGKITGYRSAGGAGVRLDGGTVYSGAEISPHFDSMLVKLTCRGRDYPAAVARARRALAEFRIRGVSTNIAFLQAVLDDPDFIAGDVATNFIDQRPELLKARVSADRGTKLLTWLADVTVNKPNGELTVHSNPAHKLPDVKGKQPAPGSRQKLLELGPEGFARALREQTAVAVTDTTFRDAHQSLLATRVRTRDLVAAGPAVTALLPQLLSVEAWGGATYDVALRFLGEDPWDRLAALRAAMPNVCIQMLLRGRNTVGYTPYPEEVTEAFVNEAAATGIDIFRIFDALNDVSQMAPAIRAVRATGTAVAEVALCYTGDMLDPEEKLYTLDYYLGLAQKIVDAGAHILAIKDMAGLLRPAAAAKLVAALRERFDLPVHLHTHDTAGGQLATLLAAVDAGVDAVDVASASLAGTTSQPSASALVAALAHTPRDTGLSLDAVSSLEPYWEAVRRVYAPFESGLPGPTGRVYKHEIPGGQLSNLRQQAMALGLGERFEAIEDMYTAADRILGHLVKVTPSSKVVGDLALHLVGLNADPADFEANPQNYDIPDSVIGFLSGELGDPPGGWPEPFRTKALQGRSVKVRDVELSAEDSAALKSDSKTRQHTLNRLLFDGPTKDYLKSVETYGNISVLDTRDYLYGLQRGQEHEIQLEKGVRLIASLEAVSEPDEKGMRTVMCTLNGQSRPVMVRDRSVVSNVKAAEKADPAQPGHVAAPFAGAVTVTVKPGDEVKAGDTVATIEAMKMEASITTPVGGKVARLAISSVEQVQGGDLLLVIEQ, encoded by the coding sequence ATGTTTTCCAAAATTCTGGTGGCCAACCGCGGTGAAATCGCGATCAGGGCCTTCCGCGCCGGCTACGAGCTTGGCGCCAAGACCGTTGCCGTTTTTCCCCAAGAGGACCGAAACTCGATCCACCGCCAGAAAGCGGACGAGGCGTACCTGATTGGCGAGGAAGGCCATCCCGTCCGGGCCTACCTCGACGTGGCGGAGGTAGTACGGGTTGCCAAGGAATCCGGAGCGGACGCCATCTACCCGGGCTACGGTTTCCTGTCGGAAAACCCCGACCTGGCACGGGCAGCAAAGGAAGCCGGAATCACCTTCGTGGGTCCCCCCGCCGAGGTGCTGGAGCTCGCAGGCAACAAAGTCGCAGCCCTCAAAGCCGCCCGCGAAGCGGGTGTGCCGGTCCTGAAGTCCAGCCAGCCGTCCAAGGACCTGGACGAGCTCCTGGCCGCCGCCGATGAGATCGGATTCCCCATCTTCGCCAAGGCTGTGGCAGGCGGCGGCGGCCGCGGCATGCGCCGGGTGGATACCCGCGAAGCCCTGCCCGAAGCCCTTAAGTCAGCCATGCGTGAAGCGGATGCGGCGTTCGGTGACCCCACCATGTTCCTGGAGCAGGCAGTCCTGCGCCCGCGGCACATCGAAGTGCAGATCCTCGCGGACGCCGAGGGCAACGTCATGCACCTTTTCGAGCGTGACTGTTCAATCCAGCGGCGGCACCAGAAAGTCATCGAGATCGCTCCGGCCCCCAACCTTGATGAGGGCATCCGCCAGGCCCTTTACCGCGATGCGGTGAAGTTCGCCACGGCGCTCAATTACGTCAACGCCGGCACCGTCGAGTTCCTGGTCGACACCGAGGGCGAGCGGGCAGGCCAGCACGTGTTCATCGAAATGAACCCGCGCATCCAGGTGGAGCACACGGTCACCGAGGAAGTCACGGACGTGGACCTGGTCCAGGCCCAGATGCGGATTGCCTCCGGCGAGACCCTCGCCGACCTTGGCCTCTCCCAGGACTCCGTCAAGCTGCGCGGCGCAGCCCTGCAGAGCCGCATCACCACGGAAGATCCGGCCAACGGGTTCCGGCCCGACGTCGGGAAGATCACCGGCTACCGCTCGGCAGGCGGCGCAGGTGTGCGGCTGGACGGCGGTACGGTCTACTCCGGCGCCGAAATCAGCCCGCACTTCGACTCCATGCTGGTTAAGCTCACCTGCCGCGGCAGGGACTACCCGGCCGCCGTGGCCCGCGCCCGCCGCGCCCTGGCCGAATTCCGCATCCGCGGCGTCTCCACCAACATCGCCTTCCTCCAGGCCGTACTCGATGATCCGGACTTCATTGCCGGGGATGTGGCCACCAACTTCATTGACCAGCGCCCCGAACTGCTCAAGGCCCGTGTCTCGGCCGACCGCGGCACCAAGCTCCTCACCTGGCTGGCCGACGTCACCGTCAACAAGCCCAACGGCGAACTGACAGTGCACTCCAACCCCGCCCACAAGCTGCCCGATGTCAAAGGCAAGCAGCCGGCACCGGGTTCACGCCAGAAACTCCTTGAGCTCGGCCCGGAAGGCTTCGCCAGGGCGCTGCGTGAACAGACCGCCGTCGCCGTCACCGACACCACCTTCCGTGATGCGCACCAGTCCCTGCTGGCCACCCGTGTCCGCACGCGGGACCTGGTTGCCGCAGGACCCGCCGTCACGGCCCTGCTTCCGCAGCTGCTGTCCGTGGAGGCTTGGGGCGGGGCAACCTATGACGTGGCTCTGCGCTTCCTGGGGGAGGACCCCTGGGACCGGCTTGCTGCCCTTCGCGCCGCAATGCCCAACGTCTGCATTCAGATGCTGCTGCGCGGTCGGAACACCGTTGGCTACACGCCGTACCCCGAAGAGGTCACCGAGGCGTTCGTCAATGAGGCCGCAGCCACTGGCATCGACATCTTCCGTATCTTCGACGCCCTGAACGACGTGAGCCAGATGGCACCGGCCATCCGCGCCGTCCGGGCCACCGGCACCGCCGTCGCCGAGGTGGCGCTTTGCTACACCGGGGACATGCTGGACCCGGAGGAGAAGCTCTACACCCTGGACTACTACCTGGGGCTGGCGCAGAAGATCGTCGACGCCGGCGCCCACATCCTGGCCATCAAGGACATGGCCGGCCTCCTCCGCCCTGCAGCTGCCGCCAAGCTGGTCGCAGCCCTCCGCGAACGGTTCGACCTGCCGGTCCACCTGCACACCCACGACACTGCGGGCGGCCAGCTGGCCACGCTCCTGGCAGCCGTCGACGCCGGTGTGGACGCCGTGGATGTTGCCTCGGCGTCCCTGGCCGGCACCACAAGCCAGCCCTCGGCGTCGGCCCTTGTTGCCGCCCTGGCCCACACTCCGCGGGACACGGGCCTCAGCCTGGACGCGGTCAGCTCCCTCGAGCCGTACTGGGAGGCCGTACGCCGCGTCTACGCCCCGTTCGAGTCGGGCCTGCCCGGCCCCACCGGCCGCGTGTACAAGCATGAGATCCCGGGCGGCCAGCTGTCCAACCTGCGCCAGCAGGCCATGGCCCTGGGCCTGGGGGAGCGCTTCGAAGCCATCGAGGACATGTACACCGCAGCCGACCGCATCCTGGGCCACCTGGTCAAGGTGACGCCGTCCTCCAAGGTGGTGGGCGACCTCGCCCTCCACCTGGTGGGCCTCAACGCCGATCCCGCAGATTTTGAGGCGAACCCGCAGAACTATGACATCCCCGACTCCGTGATCGGGTTCCTGTCCGGCGAGCTCGGTGATCCTCCCGGAGGCTGGCCGGAGCCCTTCCGCACCAAAGCCCTTCAGGGCCGGAGCGTGAAGGTCCGCGACGTGGAACTCAGCGCCGAGGACAGCGCCGCGCTGAAGTCCGATTCGAAGACCCGCCAGCACACGCTGAACCGGCTGCTCTTCGACGGGCCCACCAAGGACTACCTGAAGAGCGTTGAGACGTACGGCAACATCTCCGTACTGGATACCCGTGATTACCTCTACGGTCTGCAGCGCGGCCAGGAGCACGAGATCCAGCTGGAGAAGGGCGTGCGCCTGATCGCGTCCCTCGAAGCGGTGTCCGAGCCTGATGAGAAGGGCATGCGAACCGTCATGTGCACCCTCAACGGCCAGTCCCGGCCGGTCATGGTGCGCGACCGTTCCGTCGTGAGCAACGTCAAGGCCGCCGAGAAGGCCGATCCCGCCCAGCCCGGCCACGTTGCCGCGCCGTTCGCAGGCGCCGTCACCGTCACGGTCAAGCCCGGCGATGAGGTGAAAGCGGGCGACACGGTGGCAACCATCGAGGCAATGAAGATGGAGGCATCGATTACGACGCCGGTGGGCGGCAAGGTTGCCCGCCTCGCCATCTCCTCGGTGGAGCAGGTCCAGGGCGGAGACCTGCTGCTGGTCATCGAACAGTAA
- a CDS encoding AMP-dependent synthetase/ligase gives MREFSVPPLVVVPPETNITDLVLRQAAKPSNPALFSRLDAAGSWRDVPATEFLADVKTLAKGLIASGVGAGDRVGIMSRTRYEWALVDFSIWFAGAVSVPIYETSSPSQVAWNLGDSGAVAAFGESAHHENVIRQAVTAEGLTAVQHVWQLEGQGLDSLREAGRDVSDEELESRRSAAGLQDVATIIYTSGTTGRPKGCELTHGNFVELSDNALAIIGEIVHENAKTIMFLPLAHVFARFISVLAMAAGTTVAHTPDIKNLLADLQSYEPTFILAVPRVFEKVYNSALTKAEDGGKGAIFHRATETAIAFSKARQDGRVGLGLKLRHALFDKLVYGKLRAAMGGHVAHAVSGGGPLGERLGHFFQGIGLQVLEGYGLTETTAPITVNTPSRIKIGSVGKPLPGNAVKIADDGEILAKGVCVMRGYYRREDLTAEAFTDGWFHTGDIGRVDDDGFVWITGRKKEIIVTAGGKNVIPALLEDQIRADALVSQVLVVGDNRPFIGALVTLDQEALPGWLQRHGLPAGTTLEQAAANPVVKAAVQDLITAANTSVSQAEAIKSFRIVPADFTEASGHLTPSMKVKRAQVMKDFETVIEEMYSAPRS, from the coding sequence GTGCGCGAATTCAGTGTTCCGCCCCTGGTTGTTGTCCCACCCGAAACCAACATCACCGATCTGGTGTTGCGGCAGGCGGCCAAGCCCAGCAACCCGGCACTGTTTTCCCGGCTGGATGCCGCAGGCTCGTGGCGCGATGTGCCTGCCACCGAGTTCCTCGCCGACGTGAAGACACTGGCCAAGGGGCTCATTGCCAGCGGAGTCGGAGCAGGTGACCGCGTCGGCATCATGTCCCGGACCCGTTACGAGTGGGCTCTCGTCGACTTCTCCATCTGGTTCGCCGGGGCCGTGTCGGTGCCCATTTACGAAACCTCCTCCCCTTCCCAGGTTGCCTGGAACCTTGGCGATTCCGGCGCTGTGGCCGCCTTCGGCGAGTCCGCCCACCACGAGAACGTCATCCGCCAGGCCGTCACAGCCGAAGGACTTACGGCAGTGCAGCATGTGTGGCAACTCGAGGGCCAAGGCCTGGACAGCCTCCGCGAGGCAGGCCGCGATGTCAGTGACGAAGAACTGGAGTCACGCAGAAGTGCAGCCGGCCTCCAAGACGTTGCCACGATCATTTACACGTCCGGAACCACCGGGCGCCCCAAGGGCTGTGAACTCACGCACGGCAACTTCGTTGAACTCTCGGACAACGCACTGGCCATCATCGGCGAAATCGTCCACGAGAACGCCAAGACCATCATGTTCCTGCCGCTGGCCCACGTCTTTGCCCGCTTTATCTCGGTGCTGGCCATGGCTGCGGGAACCACCGTGGCCCACACACCGGACATTAAGAACCTCCTGGCCGACCTGCAAAGCTACGAGCCGACATTCATCCTGGCGGTGCCCAGGGTCTTCGAAAAGGTCTACAACTCAGCCCTGACCAAGGCGGAGGACGGCGGCAAGGGCGCCATCTTCCACCGCGCCACCGAAACTGCCATCGCGTTTTCCAAAGCCCGCCAGGATGGACGGGTGGGGCTGGGGCTGAAGCTCCGGCACGCCCTGTTCGACAAACTGGTGTATGGCAAGCTGCGGGCCGCCATGGGCGGGCACGTTGCCCACGCGGTGTCCGGCGGCGGCCCCCTGGGTGAGCGGCTGGGACACTTTTTCCAGGGCATCGGACTGCAGGTGCTGGAGGGGTACGGCCTCACCGAAACCACCGCACCCATCACGGTCAACACGCCGTCACGGATCAAGATCGGCTCGGTGGGCAAGCCCCTGCCGGGGAACGCCGTGAAGATTGCCGACGACGGCGAGATCCTCGCCAAGGGAGTCTGCGTCATGCGGGGCTACTACCGGCGGGAAGACCTCACGGCGGAGGCGTTCACCGATGGCTGGTTCCATACCGGTGACATCGGCCGGGTGGACGACGATGGCTTTGTCTGGATCACCGGCCGCAAGAAGGAGATCATCGTCACCGCCGGGGGCAAGAACGTCATCCCCGCGTTGCTGGAAGACCAGATCCGCGCCGACGCACTCGTGTCGCAGGTCCTGGTGGTGGGCGACAACAGGCCCTTCATCGGGGCCCTGGTGACCCTCGACCAGGAAGCCCTCCCGGGCTGGCTCCAGCGCCACGGACTTCCAGCCGGCACCACCCTGGAGCAGGCTGCCGCGAATCCGGTGGTCAAGGCAGCAGTGCAGGACCTGATCACGGCGGCAAACACATCGGTTTCCCAGGCCGAGGCCATCAAGTCCTTCCGCATCGTCCCGGCGGACTTCACCGAGGCCTCCGGGCACCTGACGCCCTCCATGAAGGTGAAGCGCGCGCAGGTGATGAAGGACTTTGAAACCGTGATCGAGGAAATGTACTCGGCCCCGCGCTCCTAG